A stretch of DNA from Coccidioides posadasii str. Silveira chromosome 1, complete sequence:
GGTTCTCTAGCATCGCGCTATTGGTTGGACAGGCTGGAGCGGTCTTTGTGGGTTAGCTATCATTGTTCGCCTGATAGATCGAAAAATGTCTTAAAATACGAAGACAGCGGGAAAAAAGGTCCATGCGAGCAGTGCATCCTTGTCAAGAGAACGTGTCGTTGGTTCCCAGAGTGTCATGGCAGCGTTAGGATGTTTGTAAACTCAAGGCCCTGTTAATGGCTCAAGCAAGGTGGGCAGAGGTTGCTGGAGAGAATCGAGGTTCTGCTCCTCGATGTCAACGAGTGGTTTGTCAACGCATACATGCCTCGGTGGTGAGTTTAAGCTTAGTTAAGTTACTCATCTATTCTAAAAATAGACtaaactacggagtacttcgtTCACTAAGTAAGttatatactccgtatataacTAACTCGCTATGGCGCCGACTTCGGCCCACACGCCGCCTCGCGACACTTACTTACCACATTATCCCCACATTTCGTTTCTGGGGTCTCAGGCAACCTCTCACGATGCAACTGTCCATGCTGCAGAGCGCATGTCCCTCCGAGAGATCGCGCCCATTGCGCTGAAAAAACATCCAAAGCAACGTGACGTCATAAGTCAGCCACATCACCGTCTTTCTACGGTCTGAGCTCGTCGCGTGTTTGTGCGACATTATTCTGCATTCTCAACGTTCCACGACGATCCGATACCGTCTCTCTCCTACAAAGGGCTTTCTCCTTCCTCTCCAAAACCAGACATCCCGGTCACCGTGCTCTATACCCGTGAGTTACATCAAGGTCACGCTGCAAGATCGCTTTGCCTTGTGCCAGCCGCGGCTGATTCCTCGAACGCAGCTCTATGCCTTGAAGTTTACATGCAAGCAGGACCCACGCGATGGACCCCACTTCACATTGGAATGAAAATCAGGGTAATTCTGCGGCGAGAGAGATCCCACCCGCATACAATGTGCCATCCGCCCCATTGGCGCCGCCCCCGGACTATGACACAGCGATTGGGGTTAATCTATCAACAGAGTCGTCCGAGCATGCTATCACGAATCACGAGCCGATAACGCTTACTATTGAAGGAAAGTTCATTTACTCTTCGCTCTCAAGGCCAGAACCAGTCTATAGTCTTAGTCATGCACTAGATGGCCATGAGCTGAACCTCACTGGGGTCCTCCTGACCCGAATTGATCGCAACCCTGCTCGCCTTTCTCGTCCCGTTGTAAAGCGAGATGTATTCGCTCTTCGAGATGCACCGTCATTACATATCGGACCGGCAAAATACGAAATTGATGGGCTGCGGTATATATCAGGTAAGAAAGGATATATGAGTAGGAAAATCACCAGGAACGGACAGGGCTGGGCAGCCGGCGGGCGGGGTTTGCCTTCCTTTATACTTCGTCCCACTAGCCCCCCTGATTCTGACACCCAGCTTTACGAATGGCGAGACAAGAACAGTGATCACAATATTGGTATGGAAACACGGCGGCTTTGGgataaagagaaaaaggtGGAATTATCACCACCAAAAATAGAACTGAGGGTCGGATCCAACGTGGATAAAGAATATCTGGACTTCCTGGTAGCTGTATGGTGCATGCATAATTGGAGGGAAGCCAAGGAAATTACAAAGGAGCCCCTGACCTGGGAAGAATGTGAGTTCTTGTCATCTATTCCTCTTCGAAGCAAGTGCATCTGTTTTGTGGCTGGGCCATACTCAGAGTGCTCACTATGTTTTTGGAAAACAGTTAAAGAACAAGCCAAGACCACCGCTGCTAAGAGTAAACACCGCCGATGGAACGCCAATCTGGGAGCGGTGGTATTCTAGCACACAAATATGAGCAGCTTACTCTTCCCGTGGTATATATCTTTTCGTTGGATGTTGTGTTTATGCGACGGCGTGTCAAGGGGCAGTTCGGTCGTCTAATTCTTTTTGCATATCCAAGGTATGGGTGCGGTTCGGGGTTCTGAGCTTATTCACTGAAAAATGACTTACGATCCAATGATTTATGACTACCGGAAAGTTACATGATTATATCTTTCTGTTTCCTATTTTTGACCTTGGATTCCTTATTCTTTTGCATACTTTATACCATGCATTAGTGAATTTAACCCAACTTGCCCTCCTCACAAAGAATCACTTAAATGGTAGCAGATTAATACATTAAGATCATAATGTTCTATCATATAACTACATGGGCAGCAATTCAATCCTCGACTATCGCTTCACTATCCTTATACGCTCCCAATTTAAAGAGCTTCTTCGCATTCTCCCTTCCAATTGCAGCTTTCTGTCCTTTTTCTAAGCCTTTGATATTATCAAACCACGTGCAGGCGTCTTTATAGTTCTCAAACGGATAATCCGTACTGAATAGAATCCTATCCGCATTGCCAAACTCTTCGATGCAATATTTTAGAGTTGGAGTCGAGAAGTGGCCGGAAGTTGTGATCCAGATGTTTTCGCGGAAGTAGTCGCGGATGGTCTTCTCAATAGGCATACCAATCGGCTTCTTAATATCTTCGAACCAGTGGTTAATACGCCACAGATCGAAAGGAAGATGTTCTCCCAAATGACCGATGATCACCTGCAGTTTAGGATTGCGGTCGAAGACGCCATTAGACACCATTCCCATGAGGTGGAGGGATACGCCCTGTGCGAAACTAAGCGGTGGACCGACGAGCCATTTGCGGTCTGCCCAAAGGGTATCATAGACGACGCCGGTGGGCTGCTTGGGGTGGAGATAGAAGGGAACATCTAGCTCGACGCAGGTTTGCCAGAAGACATCCCACTCTGGTTTATCATAGAAGATAAGCGACTTTCCGTCTGAAGCAATCTGGTTATCGTTCACGAGGGCACCCTTGAAGCCATATTTCTCAACGCATCGTCTCAATTCAGCGGCTGCGGTGGCGGGGTCGTGCATAGAAAGGCAGGCAAAAGAGCCAAAGCGGTCTGGCTTGTCCTTGATCTGTTCATACGTCCAGTCATTCACAAATTTGGCGACCCTCAGTGCTTCGGCAGGATCGGTGATGTCCTGGATACCAGGAGCAGTATAGCTTAAGATATGGTATCCAACACCGTACTCATCGGCATACTGAAGTCGAATGTTGTTGAGATCGCAAATTTCGCGAACGTGGCGATCAGGATCTGTAGCGAAGAATCCAGCCCACCATCTTGCCTTCTCGGCAAATTCTGGGGTATTGAAGTGGTCTTCAAGAGTGATCTTTCCGAGCATTATGACGGGTTCAAGGAagtctcaagagaaagattCAATGGAGAGGGCGAGAATAGGTTGGGCGATGACAGATGGAGCTCAAAGACATCAAAGTGTCTTTCAGAGAATaaatacagagtacatatTACCCGACGGAATCAATACTGCCGATCCTACTCCATCCGCATTACCCCGCCATGTTGTGTCTCCCCGCATTTGGCGCATCGCCCCTTTGCTCCAGTTCTCCCATCAGCGGAAACCGGCGGGTGTGTGGATCCGCCATGTGGAGGAAAACGGAACTCTAATAGCGGAGCCAATCAGAGTCCAATCCGCTTCCCGGAGCTAACGCCAAGGTACCAAAGCTCTCTCTGATACATACCCGCCAATGAGAATGCATTCCGGCCCGAGTTCATCTTGGCACCCGGGAGCTAGTCGCGCCGTCGTGTTGGAGAACTGTGGGGTAGGCATGGTGGGGTTCCGGGCAGGGGAGAAATTTCGGCCGCCAGGATATCTCAGGCCATCATGATCCCAAACGGCAGAAGACGCTTCCGTCTGCCCTTTTGAACATGAGGGCTGACTGGTCATATATCTTCCTCACTGCGAAGGTTGCATCCTTCAAATCTTCATCGTCTCAACTTTCTTGAATTCCTTCCGTCAGTCTTTTGAGAAATACTCCTTTCCGCCGCTCTTTCAACTCATACGAATAAAGCCGTTCAAAATGGTTGACAAGTTCGATCCCAACTTCACCCAAAATGTCATCAATGCCACAGGTCCAAAGACAGACCCTCGTATGCGAGAGGTGATTACCTCGCTCATCCGCCATCTCCATGACTTCGCTCGCGAGGTCGAACTTACCGTTGACGAATGGATGGCCGGTGTGAACCTAGTCAACTGGGCCGGCCAGATGAGCAATGACAAGAGAAATGAGGGACAGCTAGTATGCGACGTTTTGGGTCTTGAATCGTATGTTTGCTCTTTCCCATTCCTGTCCGCCTCCGGGCCCCGATTGGATACAAAATAGCTAACTCCAGTACAGTCTCGTTGATGAAATTACTTTCTCTCGCGCTGCTAACGCACCCGATGCCGCTACAGCCACCGCTATTCTCGGCCCTTTCTTCAGAACCGACGCTCCTCACTATCCTAATGGCTCGAGCATTATCAAAACCCCTCCTGCCGAGGGCGGCGAGGTCACCTATATGCACGGCAGAGTCGTTGACTCTGTTACCGGAGAGCCAATTGAGGGAGTGGTGATCGATGTCTGGGAGGCATCCACCAACGGATTGTACGAGCAACAAGATCCAGAGCAGGCAGATTGCAACCTTCGAGGAAGATTCACCACAGACAAGGACGGAAAATACTCCCTCTACTGCCTAAGGCCAACCCCATACCCAATTCCTTACGACGGTAGGCTCTTCCTTGGTTCGTAATCAGCGCGTATGAACATTACTAACTTGTCAAACGCAAAGGCCCGGCTGGAAAGATACTTCAACTCCTTGATAGACACCCAATGCGTCCAGCTCACATTCACTTGATTGTAAGTCAAACAACCACGCTACAAGTCCTAGAAAAGTGGCATTGGCTGACTTGGAATGCAGGCCCAACACAAGGACTATAAACCAATTACCACGCAGATATTTGATAGCGAGGACAAATACCTTGCCAATGACTCCGTATTTGCTGTCAAGCACTCTCTTGTGGTTGAATTCAAGCCTCTGCAAGGAGATGACAAGGCAACCAGAGAAGTTCAGTACGACTTGAAACTCAAGAAACAAGGTTAAAAAGGCAAAAATaacgaaaaagaaaaaataatgacagatctatcttgatatttttgactatctttctcttctctccactATCTTGTCATACTTCCAACGGGAAATGTTGTATATGAGTCTATGAACTGGGGTTGGTTGGTCTCCATCtgatgtactgtacataaCTACATATCATCACCAACtacagaactatattcattcTTGGAATGTGAAAATAATCTTCCATGCCAAAATCTCAAGTCGTATAGACAACCACTGAATACATGTTCCGAGACCTTAAAATCTTTACCAAGCCAGGTTATATGGCTCTCATCCCAAGTCATGACGCTCATACGACAAAACTTCATAAAACGGACTTCGAAGGTAACGCGCACAGTCAGCTTCAGACCAAAGTCAGGTAAATCTGGCTCGGGAACCTTGCATGCCCATGGACAATTCAGCGAAGACCACTCGGATTTCGCTCTCCATCGCACCAAGCGGGCAGCCGACTATGACACCCTGGTCACCCGTTCAGTTGAGCTCGTCCGCTGCCTCAGTTTGCCCGTTACCCGGACTTCGCGTGGCCAAGTTCTCCATCATAGCTTTGGCGCATCCGACCGGATCGGAAAGTCGTTTAATTGGGCCAGCCATGAAACCAGGGGACCACGGCTCGAAGAGCTCTAGGCACTACGACTTGTGGGCTCGGTGGGGTGGGCAACTTTGAATGGAGAACCCCAGACGCATGGCGGAGGATGGGGCCACAAACTCTCGCATTCTAGTTGACTCCGTAGACCCTATCCACAAGAGGAGACGCGCCCCTTCTGCCTTACAGGGAGCGCGTTCTTCGCGCGTCGATAGCGATCTAAAAATTGGTCAACTCTGCTATGTATCATGAAGAATTGCGAGCTTGAGCCGATCCGCATTACAAAACGTTTCGTTTCTCTCAGCCGTTTGAATATGAACTCGTACTTCATATGAGTTCACGGGGGTGTCAGGCTAGGCGATTGGCTCTGGCTTTGTCCACGCTAGACCGGCTCTCGTGCCTTGGCTGGCCACTAGATGACATTCCTAGCAACCACCAGGGCACTTTCTGGCATTCATGGGACCGAGCTTAGAGAGGTTGGCAATTAGTGTTCGAACTTTTTCGAGATCCGGGGTTAAAGCTACTAAAGCAGGAGTTGTGGATATCCAGCGGGGAAATTCACATATATACAAACGAGACCCCATCACTCCCCTGGAGAAAAGGGCCCGGATGGAGAACAAGCGCTCGAAACGACGCGCCAGCAACTGATACTCCCTGTCTGCATCAAAAGCGCTGCACTAGTTGGAGGTAGGAACGTGTTGATTTTTAACAATGTCGGAGAAGATTTCGAAGGCGAGCATCACCTCAGGTGTTGAGGAGGATAAAGTTGAAACATATGGAGACGACCCAGCCCTTGAAGCAAAACTTCGGAGGAAATTCGATCTGATGATCCTGCCTATTGTCACTGGAATATTCCTACTCGCTTTTATTGATAGGTGTGAAATATCCAAGTCCCTCTAAAAGCAGGTTGAGATACTGATCTAGCAATACAGGGCGAATGCTGGCAATGCACGAATCCTTGGTATGGCTAAGGACTTGGATCTTAGCGGATACCGGTTTAATATTGCAATGACCGGCTTCTACTGTAGCTACATCGTTCTTGAGATGTAAGCTCGAATCCTAGAAACCCGTCTGGATTGACTCTAAGCAATTGGAAGACCAGCAAATATGATGTGCAAATGGTTGGGACCCAAGATTTGGCTCTCCTTTCTTAGCTTTGGGTTCGGTATAGTTACGATGTGCACGGCGTTCATCACATCGTATGAAGGCCTTGTCGTCGGGAGAGTATTCCTTGGGGCACTTGAATCTGGGATCATGCCTGGAATCAGCTTCACCCTCTCTCAATTGtaagtttttttttttcccccaaaATTCCTTAACTGTAGGTGCTAATGTTATGCAAAGTTATCGCCGACATGAGCTTGCAACCAGGATAGGATTTTACTCCAGCGTTGCGCCTCTCAGGTAAGCACCTCTACATATGACCCCGGAAAGGCATCGCGTGCTGACGTTTGCAGCGGTGCATTCGGCGGGCTCCTGGCCACTGGCCTTAATAAAGTCCCTAAATGGGGAATGGTCCATGGTTGGAGgaatattttcttcttcgaggGCCTGCTCTCCATCATTCTCAGCGTGATATCATACACCATGTTACCGAAATCGCCGGCTACAGCATCAGGTCTTACACCGGAAGAGCGATCTTACGCCGCATGGCGCATCGCCGAAGAGAGCAGATCTCATGTTCCGCAAAAGACTTCATCGAAACACTTTAAAATGGCTGTGTTCAACATCAATGTCAATATAATGGCATTTGCTTGTACCTGCACATTCCTTACCATGACTTCACTGTCCATTTTCCTTCCATCCATTCTGAACAGCATGGGATACAGCCCTGTCCAGTCACAGCTGATGTCTGTGCCCCCATTCGCGTGGTCTGCCGCTATCTGCCTCGCCATCGCGTATATCTCTGATCGAACAAAGTCTCGTGGTCTCTGGCTTCTGACAATCATGCCCTTCACCGCCGCTGGCTTCCTGGTACTGATCCTGGCGACCAAGCCGGCCATCCTCTACTTTGCTACCTTCCTTACGCTCACTGGATCATTCACTTGTGCACCAATGCTTGTGGCTTGGGCTGTCGATAACACTGCTGGCTCCAACGTCCGTGCTGTGAGTTCCGCTTATGTGGTCAGCATTGCAAATCTCGGAGGAATCGTGGCCACATGGACATATCTGCTTCCGGATGCGCCCAGGTATATTTCTGGCCATGCAATCAACTTCGGGGCAGCAGTGGTGTGCTGTGTTCTGATGACTATTGCAACAATATATCTCAGATGGCAGAACAAGCTGAAGGCAAGGGGTCACTACGACTATTTGTTACAAGGGCTCAATGAGGAAGAGCAGGCTGCGTTGGGACATAACCATCCCAGCTACAAGTACACGCCGTAACGCCGAGCTGGAGAAAATAAGCTAAGGGATGATTGTGTTATATGTGTGTGTACAGATCAGTTTAGAAGAAACATCATtcctctacggagtattggACTTCATAATTATTGATATAACAATAGACTAGAATAGAATGCTAACTAGTCTTTGTCTGCGCGCAGTGGGGACGTCTACAGTCAAAGCGGAGCTGTCCTACATAGCATCTTCTTTCCCCACGGGGTAACAACAAAGAGGCTTCGATCTTCCAAATGCGCTGAGAATTGCTCATGCCCCGCCACTTCCACCTCAGCCACGCGAGTCGGGTAACGATTGCAATAGATTCACCCTGATTGGTTCGGAGATTATGTCGGGCCTTTCCGATGCCAGGCTGGGTTTCAACTTCCAATTGGTTCGGTCTGGTGAGCGTCCCGCGAGCCCGGGACGCCATTCCCGAGAACTAACAATTTCGTCACCCGACAGCTCCGTGCCAGTTTCTATCCCCGGGTAAACGTAGTGTTACTTCGGGAGTTCGGGGGAAGGTTGGAATAACTCATCGATGGAGTTTCCGGCTTTCCGTGAATTTCCCGCTTGCCTGCGGGAGTTCCCCAGAAACTATCGCATAAGCCGCCCTTCAGCGCCCAGTATCGCGTTAGATGCATCCATCAATCTAGTAGCGCAAGACATTCCATAGAACAAGTTTTATCAGAATGCCTTTCAAAACAATAAACTCCAAGTCCCTCTACTACACCCTTACCCCCCCGTCCTCTACCTCCACCAGCAGCTCCAACCCACTCACCCTTCTCTTCATCCATGGTCTTGGATCTTCGTCTTCCTTCTACTTCCCTATCATCCCATACATCTCATCCCTAGGCCATCGCTGCATCACTCTTGACACCCATGGCAGTGGAGCATCGATCTACAACGCCGAGGCCGGCAATAGCATTTCCAGCATAGCATCTGATGCAACCAGCCTTTTGGATGCATTACAAATTGAGAAGGATGTGGTGGTGCTTGGTCACAGCATGGGCGGCATCGTTGCATCCCAGCTCGCCGCTTCCGATGTGAACGGGAGAGTCAAAGCCGTCGTCTTGATCGGGCCGGTGAATCCGAATCCCGCTGCCGCAGAAGTATTTGgaaagagaataaagatcGTTGAAGAGCGTAAGTTCAATCTCAATGCATATACTTGAACAATTCAAAAAGATAAACAAGCAACCAAAACAAACTGTAGAGCACGCtaattttgttatctttccAGAGGGCATGGAAGCTATGGCTACTACAATCCCACAAGCTGCAACGGGGACGCGCTGCAGCGCACTGGTTCGTGCTTTCATTCGACAATTACTCATCGGCACAAATCCCGATGGATACAATTCCCTGTGTCGTACCATTGCAGAGGCACCAGTCCCAGATTACGCAAGTATCAAAGTTCCCGTCCTGCTTTTGGCTGGCGAAGAGGACAAATCCGCTCCGCTCTCCGGATGCGAGAAGATTTTGGAAGGATATAAGAGTGAGATAAAGACTTTGAATGTGTTGAGTGGTGTTGGCCATTGGCATGTACTGGAAGCTCCGGAAGAAGTCCAGAAGGTGGTTGGCGCATTTTTGAGCGAGTTATCATAGATTGCAGTTTTAAAGAGGGCTATCAAGCCGGTGACAGGAAGCCACAAAAAATTAGGTAAATAGGATAATATAACCTATATCACATTTAAGATCGTAATCTTTCATGGCGACGTTCATTTTCTCCCTGCATTCTATAAAGAGCCGTTAGACTTCGTGACAACATCCTATCATGACCAGTACTTACCAAGAAAACCTGATAAAATCCAAGTTTTCTATCACTCCCCTCGCCTTCAAATACTGCTTTCGCGACCCAATCGGTCTCTTTCTGGCTTCCATCTTTCATGCCATATTTCACATTTCCTGCAAGCATGACCGTATTTGGACTCTCTGGAGATGTGAAGCATGTGTAGGTATGGTGTCGCGAGCATACTGCTGACCACATTCCTTGGCGAACTGTCAGAATATCTGTGAATTGGTCAGTAACCAGGTTGAACAATCACACATCCGTAGCGGTAGAGGCGCAATGCTAAGCTCATCAGGGATAGAGAAGGATGGATGAAAGTTGAACCATGTACGGTAATTACGTCATAAAAAGGGTGCTCTTACCCGCACGTCCAACGGCGACTTTGTCGCCCATGATCAATTTCGCATCTTCGGCGAAAAATGTAGGATACTTCTCATGTGCTGTACCGTCGTCTGAGGTCGCGAAAAAGGCTTTGAAGAAGTCACTAATGTCGGTCATGATGTCTATTGTTGTTTCTCGAAGTTTCGGACGGTGCTAGAAATGCAGAGCAGTCGCAAATAACAACAGACTGGAGGCGTGGTGTGAACTGCCTTTGATATTCGGTCGCGCCAAGAACCGACCATGTCGGTCCGAACATGTGGGCCTACACACCCGAGGATGGTTATCCATTGGTGGGAAATGATAGTCCGACTCCCAGCCGGTAAGTCCACCGGTGGCTCGTGCGGCAAAATGGAAATGCCGAATGCCAGTCATTCCAGGGATACCTACCAGCCGGGATAATGTCGAGGGTTCTGGTGGCAGTGACATAACCCGACTCAAAATAAAGTGGCACGATTCGCACCCAAGCCCATTATCCGATCTTATGATTCATTGGGTGTTTAGTTGGTACGCCGTCTCGCTCTGGCTGACCAGGCTCAGGAAATTATCAAAGTCCAACGAGTAATCCGGGGGAGAGATTTCCGCGATAGTCAAATTGGGACTCATATGAATTGGTTCACGATTACCATTTCCAGCTTGTGTCTCAGTAGTCGCTGGGGTAGCTTGCAAAGCCTGGTCATCCCTTGACGGGCGTCGATTTACGGCGTCCATGGGTTGCATCGGGCTGGTGTGGGAGCTGGTGTGCGAACCGGCGGCATCAGTCCCCTGCAATCGAGGCTTATCGCCAAAAAAGTTGGCAAACAACGCCTGGTTTGTATTTCTCGACGATGAAGGCGCTATTCGAGAGCCCGAGTCGCCGCTAATGGTCTCATGGAACGAGGTCAGGATTTGAAGGTACCGTTGCGCCAATGGATCAGTTTCCGCAAGATAGCGATGCAAGTCCAGAGATGTCTGCATAGCGCGATTGCTATCAGTGTCCCCGTAAACATTACAGAATGCGTTGGAGAAAACTATCAAGCTCGCAGAGAAGAGCCAGTAACTGTTGCGTTGATCAGTTCAATTGCTTGCAACTAGTTTATGGCGAGAGTACTCACATGACGAAAGGATCTCGACGAGGAAGCGCCCGCTTGAGAATGGCGGACTGGACGATATCAATGCTATATAGCGAAGCTCGCACACAGGCCGCCGAGAATGAATCCGTCTGCGCGGATGGGCTTCCGGGTCCTGATTTTGTGGCCTCAGGTGACCTCATATTCTCCCCATTACCCCTTGGGAGCCTAGCTTGGTTTAAGATCTTTTGTAAAAGGAATGGTCTTGTAAGCAAAATTACCCCATGGAAATAATACAAGTTAACATGTAGCTGGGCTAGAGTTGCTCGCGGGTCTTCATTTGGGAGGGAAATATTTCGCCAATGGAGAGAAGTTGGCAAGACGTCTTTCCATTCTTGAAACTGTTTGGAAGATTTCTGGACAAACTTCACCGATATTTTCCGTTCGGCGTACACAGAGCTGAGGATTTCTCCAAGTAAGCGAGCTGCGCGCACAGACGCCCTCAGTGCAGCGGTTTCGAGGACCTCCAATTCTGACATATGTTGGTCATCGTCCGCATCATCAGTGAACAAATCTGCTGCGTCACGACTACTAATACCATTCGGTCTTCCCAGAGATGCCGACAGGTAACAGTCCAAAATGTACATGCTTCTCCAAATGTTTTTCCTAGTAAAAAAGAGGCAATTATTAACGACTTAAATTCATTAACTCTCAAGGAACCACTGGTCAAAACTAACCGCAAGCGTTGGTCTGCGGGTGTAAATGCGGTAGCAGTAGTTTTTCTATGTAATCCAAGTGCATAAGCAGATCGAACCGCCATACCTTAAATGTAGTTAGACAAACGAGCCAATGATAATGAGGAACGGGGTTATATGCAAGGGTATCTAGACATACCGAAATAAGCCCATGCTGCATTTCGCTTCGCAATAGTAAGCATAAATAGAGTGATAAGCAAAAGTGCTTGGATAGAAGTGATGTCTCCATCTTCAAATCCCGAAACAGGGTCATTGAGGTGGGCGGCATTTAGGTAAAATATTTTCGCTCGCTCCGTGAGGTCAGACCCGAGTCTTTTTAGGATCTGGCTCTCGCGAAAATTATGCGCTACCGAGCTCTGGGACATTTGCAATCCGACTGCGAACACCAAGTTTAAAAGGCAAAGTCGGGACTGCTCCACGGACAAAGGATTCGAATATATCGTAGCAACCTCATTTATGAAAGCGTCTCTGTCGAGGACTTGTATAACCCCTACCGTCTAAGGGCTTGTTAGGAAATGCGTCATCAAATGCCACAGAAGCAGTAGAGCCAATCTCACGTTGGAGAAGAAtgaatcaagaagaaattcGGCCGCTTCTCTATCGGGAAGGACATGCGTCGGTTTCAACCCTGTGGATATCGGGAGCTCAAGGAGGCTATGCTTGTGAGGATCACTGGTGAAATCTGACACTCCGACTGTCTTCTCAACAAGCCTTCGGATCGTGTCAAGATACGATAGAGACGCCGAGTCACCAAGGTAGACTACAACAGACTTCGTTTTAGCAAAGCTCCATAATCAACAACCTGGCAGTCGTCAAGCTATACCCGGGAAAACAAAGGCATTTTCGGGGCGCTCAGGGCGATTGACAGAACGTACGCAGTCTTCCTCTTCCATCCTGGAGCATCCGAGATGCTTCGCTCAGGTGTTCCTCCTCATTAGGGTCTTGGAGCGGCGCACTATAGAAAAGGCTGCTGTTTGCCTGGATAGGCGCACCTTGGGCCTCCCCATATGGCCTTGGTGTGATTGCGGGATAGCCGGAAAGAGTTCGGGAGGCGTAATGGTTTGCGGCAGCGGTTCCCACGCCTGAGGCACCCAGTGAAAAAGGCGGTAGCGGTCGTTGTTCATTCAGCGTGTGCCGTCGAGGCTCAGACGACACGCTCGCGTACAGACATGGTAATGACTTTGCGGAACACGTCGCGCACGGTTGGAGCCCATTGCACTATCCCCAAGAGTACCAGATCAGCAAAGAGTATACGGAGCGGCCGAGTCGCGAAAGGTTGGGACGAAAGCGGGGATTATGTACCTTGAGCTTCTTCCGCCGACATGACAAGCATGCGACCCTAGTTCTATGCCTGGAGGTCGATAGCATTTTCAGAGGACGTCGACAATCACGGATTCATCGCAGTCAGGGCTCTCGTTTGCTGGAAGGGCGCAGGAATGGCGTCGAGGAAGAACACACAGGATTGCAGATCCGCGTTGTTCCATTGGCTGCGACGCACAGATTCCCCCACAGGGCAAAACACGCCAGTTAGCGCTAGTGGCACTGGCGTTTACCGGGGACGCAACTCAGACCGAAACATCAAACACACACAAAGGCGGGCC
This window harbors:
- a CDS encoding uncharacterized protein (EggNog:ENOG410QDIW~COG:G~TransMembrane:12 (i36-53o73-94i106-126o132-154i166-187o199-221i263-289o309-326i333-352o358-382i394-414o426-446i)); amino-acid sequence: MSEKISKASITSGVEEDKVETYGDDPALEAKLRRKFDLMILPIVTGIFLLAFIDRANAGNARILGMAKDLDLSGYRFNIAMTGFYCSYIVLEIPANMMCKWLGPKIWLSFLSFGFGIVTMCTAFITSYEGLVVGRVFLGALESGIMPGISFTLSQFYRRHELATRIGFYSSVAPLSGAFGGLLATGLNKVPKWGMVHGWRNIFFFEGLLSIILSVISYTMLPKSPATASGLTPEERSYAAWRIAEESRSHVPQKTSSKHFKMAVFNINVNIMAFACTCTFLTMTSLSIFLPSILNSMGYSPVQSQLMSVPPFAWSAAICLAIAYISDRTKSRGLWLLTIMPFTAAGFLVLILATKPAILYFATFLTLTGSFTCAPMLVAWAVDNTAGSNVRAVSSAYVVSIANLGGIVATWTYLLPDAPRYISGHAINFGAAVVCCVLMTIATIYLRWQNKLKARGHYDYLLQGLNEEEQAALGHNHPSYKYTP
- a CDS encoding uncharacterized protein (EggNog:ENOG410PJAS~COG:S), whose protein sequence is MLGKITLEDHFNTPEFAEKARWWAGFFATDPDRHVREICDLNNIRLQYADEYGVGYHILSYTAPGIQDITDPAEALRVAKFVNDWTYEQIKDKPDRFGSFACLSMHDPATAAAELRRCVEKYGFKGALVNDNQIASDGKSLIFYDKPEWDVFWQTCVELDVPFYLHPKQPTGVVYDTLWADRKWLVGPPLSFAQGVSLHLMGMVSNGVFDRNPKLQVIIGHLGEHLPFDLWRINHWFEDIKKPIGMPIEKTIRDYFRENIWITTSGHFSTPTLKYCIEEFGNADRILFSTDYPFENYKDACTWFDNIKGLEKGQKAAIGRENAKKLFKLGAYKDSEAIVED
- a CDS encoding uncharacterized protein (EggNog:ENOG410Q4J7~COG:S), with the protein product MPFKTINSKSLYYTLTPPSSTSTSSSNPLTLLFIHGLGSSSSFYFPIIPYISSLGHRCITLDTHGSGASIYNAEAGNSISSIASDATSLLDALQIEKDVVVLGHSMGGIVASQLAASDVNGRVKAVVLIGPVNPNPAAAEVFGKRIKIVEEQGMEAMATTIPQAATGTRCSALVRAFIRQLLIGTNPDGYNSLCRTIAEAPVPDYASIKVPVLLLAGEEDKSAPLSGCEKILEGYKSEIKTLNVLSGVGHWHVLEAPEEVQKVVGAFLSELS
- a CDS encoding uncharacterized protein (EggNog:ENOG410PU3X~BUSCO:11665at33183), which codes for MDPTSHWNENQGNSAAREIPPAYNVPSAPLAPPPDYDTAIGVNLSTESSEHAITNHEPITLTIEGKFIYSSLSRPEPVYSLSHALDGHELNLTGVLLTRIDRNPARLSRPVVKRDVFALRDAPSLHIGPAKYEIDGLRYISGKKGYMSRKITRNGQGWAAGGRGLPSFILRPTSPPDSDTQLYEWRDKNSDHNIGMETRRLWDKEKKVELSPPKIELRVGSNVDKEYLDFLVAVWCMHNWREAKEITKEPLTWEEFKEQAKTTAAKSKHRRWNANLGAVVF
- a CDS encoding uncharacterized protein (EggNog:ENOG410PKGR~COG:E), whose protein sequence is MVDKFDPNFTQNVINATGPKTDPRMREVITSLIRHLHDFAREVELTVDEWMAGVNLVNWAGQMSNDKRNEGQLVCDVLGLESLVDEITFSRAANAPDAATATAILGPFFRTDAPHYPNGSSIIKTPPAEGGEVTYMHGRVVDSVTGEPIEGVVIDVWEASTNGLYEQQDPEQADCNLRGRFTTDKDGKYSLYCLRPTPYPIPYDGPAGKILQLLDRHPMRPAHIHLIAQHKDYKPITTQIFDSEDKYLANDSVFAVKHSLVVEFKPLQGDDKATREVQYDLKLKKQG
- a CDS encoding uncharacterized protein (EggNog:ENOG410PM91~COG:S), whose translation is MTDISDFFKAFFATSDDGTAHEKYPTFFAEDAKLIMGDKVAVGRADILTVRQGMWSAVCSRHHTYTCFTSPESPNTVMLAGNVKYGMKDGSQKETDWVAKAVFEGEGSDRKLGFYQVFLNAGRK